One Deltaproteobacteria bacterium genomic window carries:
- the mqnC gene encoding dehypoxanthine futalosine cyclase, whose translation MPPTLEGIIKRVKDGHRVSMDQAAALYAQAEFLDLGALAHGRRLALHPDMRVTYVVDRNINYTNVCVSGCRFCAFYKAPGSPDGYVLSREELARKIQETIDVGGTQILLQGGMNPELHLDYYVNLLRFIKERFPIHVHGFSPPEIVFMAEIEGITIREVLIALIDAGLGSIPGGGAEILVDDVRSKVSPRKCTADQWFEVMHTAHTLRLRTTATMMFGQIETPEQRLEHLFRVRDLQDETGGFTAFIPWTFQPRNTQIKVDPLGGVAYLRMLAISRIVLDNVANLQASWVTQGAKIGQIALTFGANDLGSTMIEENVVAAAGVRFRLSQQDMVRLIRDANFTPAKRDTFYNLI comes from the coding sequence ACCTCGGAGCACTGGCCCACGGCCGCCGCCTGGCCCTTCACCCCGACATGCGCGTGACCTACGTGGTGGACCGGAATATCAACTATACGAATGTGTGCGTGTCCGGATGCCGGTTTTGCGCATTCTATAAAGCACCGGGATCGCCGGACGGATACGTTCTCAGCCGCGAGGAACTGGCCCGGAAGATTCAAGAGACCATCGATGTGGGCGGCACTCAGATTCTGCTTCAGGGAGGCATGAATCCGGAACTTCATCTCGACTATTATGTGAACCTGCTCCGCTTTATCAAGGAACGGTTCCCCATTCACGTGCACGGGTTTTCACCGCCCGAAATCGTGTTCATGGCCGAGATCGAGGGAATCACCATCCGGGAAGTGCTTATCGCACTGATCGACGCGGGCCTGGGGTCCATACCCGGCGGGGGAGCCGAAATCCTGGTGGATGATGTGAGAAGCAAAGTGTCTCCACGCAAGTGCACGGCGGATCAGTGGTTCGAAGTCATGCATACGGCCCATACACTGAGGCTCCGCACCACGGCCACCATGATGTTCGGCCAGATCGAAACGCCCGAACAGCGGCTGGAGCACCTTTTCAGAGTCCGGGACCTGCAGGATGAAACGGGCGGATTTACCGCGTTTATCCCATGGACGTTTCAACCTCGGAATACTCAGATCAAGGTGGACCCCCTGGGGGGCGTGGCCTACTTGCGTATGTTGGCCATCTCGAGAATCGTGTTGGACAATGTGGCCAATCTTCAGGCCTCCTGGGTTACCCAAGGCGCAAAAATCGGACAGATCGCTCTCACTTTCGGCGCCAACGACCTGGGCAGCACCATGATCGAAGAGAACGTCGTGGCCGCGGCAGGGGTGCGCTTTCGTCTGTCGCAACAGGATATGGTGCGCCTCATCCGCGACGCGAACTTCACACCGGCGAAAAGAGATACGTTCTATAACCTGATTTGA